Proteins co-encoded in one Brassica oleracea var. oleracea cultivar TO1000 chromosome C4, BOL, whole genome shotgun sequence genomic window:
- the LOC106337073 gene encoding vesicle-associated protein 1-1-like isoform X2: MSNSELLSVEPLDLQFPFELRKQISCSLYLTNKTDNHVAFKVKTTNPKKYCVRPNTGVVLPRSTCEVLVTMQAQKEAPSDMQCKDKFLLQGVTASPGVTAKDVTPEMFSKEAGYLVEETKLRVTYVAPPQPPSPVHEGSEEGSSPRASVSENGGQASEFSRFSADKVEPQENTPEARALITKLTEEKQSAIQLNNKLERELDQLRRDSKRSQSGIPLMYVLLVGLIGLILGYIMKRT, from the exons ATGAGTAACAGCGAGCTTCTCTCCGTCGAGCCTCTCGACCTTCAATTCCCTT TTGAATTGAGGAAGCAGATCTCATGCTCTCTTTACTTGACCAACAAGACCGACAATCATGTCGCCTTTAAG GTGAAGACAACGAATCCGAAGAAGTATTGCGTTAGGCCTAACACTGGAGTTGTTCTTCCACGGTCCACTTGTGAAGTTCTTG TGACAATGCAAGCTCAAAAGGAAGCTCCTTCCGATATGCAATGCAAGGACAAGTTCCTGCTTCAGGGTGTAACTGCTAGTCCTGGCGTCACGGCCAAGGATGTTACTCCTGAGATG TTTAGCAAAGAGGCTGGGTATCTAGTTGAGGAGACTAAGCTGAGAGTTACTTACGTTGCTCCACCGCAACCGCCATCACCCGTTCACGAAGGTTCAGAAGAGGGTTCTTCACCAAGGGCTTCTGTTTCTGAAAACGGAGGACAGGCTTCTGAATTTTCT AGATTTAGCGCGGACAAGGTTGAACCTCAAGAAAACACACCTGAG GCAAGGGCTCTCATCACAAAGCTAACCGAGGAAAAACAGTCTGCCATTCAACTTAACAACAAACTTGAAAGAGAATTG GACCAGTTAAGGCGTGACAGCAAGAGAAGCCAAAGTGGTATCCCTTTGATGTACGTTCTCCTCGTCGGACTAATTGGTCTAATTTTGGGATACATTATGAAGAGAACATAA
- the LOC106337073 gene encoding vesicle-associated protein 1-1-like isoform X1, with protein MSNSELLSVEPLDLQFPFELRKQISCSLYLTNKTDNHVAFKVKTTNPKKYCVRPNTGVVLPRSTCEVLVTMQAQKEAPSDMQCKDKFLLQGVTASPGVTAKDVTPEMFSKEAGYLVEETKLRVTYVAPPQPPSPVHEGSEEGSSPRASVSENGGQASEFSFQRFSADKVEPQENTPEARALITKLTEEKQSAIQLNNKLERELDQLRRDSKRSQSGIPLMYVLLVGLIGLILGYIMKRT; from the exons ATGAGTAACAGCGAGCTTCTCTCCGTCGAGCCTCTCGACCTTCAATTCCCTT TTGAATTGAGGAAGCAGATCTCATGCTCTCTTTACTTGACCAACAAGACCGACAATCATGTCGCCTTTAAG GTGAAGACAACGAATCCGAAGAAGTATTGCGTTAGGCCTAACACTGGAGTTGTTCTTCCACGGTCCACTTGTGAAGTTCTTG TGACAATGCAAGCTCAAAAGGAAGCTCCTTCCGATATGCAATGCAAGGACAAGTTCCTGCTTCAGGGTGTAACTGCTAGTCCTGGCGTCACGGCCAAGGATGTTACTCCTGAGATG TTTAGCAAAGAGGCTGGGTATCTAGTTGAGGAGACTAAGCTGAGAGTTACTTACGTTGCTCCACCGCAACCGCCATCACCCGTTCACGAAGGTTCAGAAGAGGGTTCTTCACCAAGGGCTTCTGTTTCTGAAAACGGAGGACAGGCTTCTGAATTTTCT TTTCAGAGATTTAGCGCGGACAAGGTTGAACCTCAAGAAAACACACCTGAG GCAAGGGCTCTCATCACAAAGCTAACCGAGGAAAAACAGTCTGCCATTCAACTTAACAACAAACTTGAAAGAGAATTG GACCAGTTAAGGCGTGACAGCAAGAGAAGCCAAAGTGGTATCCCTTTGATGTACGTTCTCCTCGTCGGACTAATTGGTCTAATTTTGGGATACATTATGAAGAGAACATAA
- the LOC106337327 gene encoding uncharacterized protein LOC106337327 — MVSQGMVSLTKSLCTTTPRIRLKNPKIMHNLKTGTSHHLRVLCTKMSQWEPSPFIRSSAQEAGNIVLEKTPNVFESIISETEQEEQTTNSHQVQVFKWPIWLLGPSVLLTSGMAPTLWLPLSSVFVGSNVVSVLSLIGLDCIFNLGATLFLLMADSCARPKDPSLSCKSKPPFSYKFWNVFALLTGFLVPTLLLFGSQTGLLGSLQPELPFVSSAVLLLPYFILLAVQTLTEILTWSWQSPVWLVTPVVYEAYRVLQLMRGLKLSAEVNAPVWVVHMIRGLVSWWVLILGMQLMRVAWFAGYASRTTTTTNQQPESSVTSK; from the coding sequence ATGGTGAGCCAAGGAATGGTGTCTCTCACCAAATCTCTATGCACTACAACTCCAAGAATCCGCCTCAAGAATCCAAAGATAATGCACAACCTAAAGACCGGCACTTCTCATCATCTCCGCGTCTTATGCACAAAGATGTCTCAGTGGGAACCATCACCTTTCATTCGTTCCTCTGCACAAGAAGCTGGTAACATAGTATTGGAGAAAACCCCAAACGTGTTCGAATCTATCATATCCGAAACTGAACAGGAGGAGCAGACTACTAACTCTCACCAAGTTCAGGTTTTTAAATGGCCGATATGGCTTTTAGGTCCTTCTGTTCTACTCACAAGCGGTATGGCACCTACGTTATGGCTTCCATTGTCATCGGTTTTCGTCGGTTCAAACGTGGTTAGCGTGCTTTCTTTGATCGGTTTGGATTGCATTTTCAACCTCGGAGCGACCCTTTTCTTGCTAATGGCTGATTCTTGCGCTCGCCCTAAAGACCCATCACTGTCCTGCAAGAGCAAACCACCGTTTAGCTACAAGTTCTGGAATGTTTTCGCGCTCTTAACCGGGTTTCTCGTCCCAACGCTACTTCTCTTCGGTTCCCAAACCGGTTTACTCGGTTCGCTCCAGCCTGAGCTTCCTTTTGTATCGTCAGCTGTTCTTCTCTTGCCGTACTTTATTCTCCTCGCGGTTCAGACGTTGACGGAGATCCTCACGTGGAGTTGGCAGTCACCGGTGTGGCTAGTGACGCCGGTTGTCTACGAGGCGTACCGGGTTCTGCAGCTGATGAGAGGGTTGAAGCTAAGCGCGGAGGTGAACGCACCGGTTTGGGTGGTTCATATGATACGTGGGCTTGTCTCTTGGTGGGTGTTGATCTTGGGGATGCAGCTCATGAGAGTTGCTTGGTTTGCTGGTTATGCATCTAGAACAACAACAACAACTAATCAGCAACCAGAATCATCAGTGACTTCTAAATAA